In the genome of Myxococcales bacterium, the window AAACGCCGGCCAGCATGGCTTGCAATTCCTGCTTGCCCGGCATTTTCGACAGAGCAATCACTTGTTCCGCGGTCAGCCATTTGCCGCTGAGCACACCGCCCTTGATTTCCATCTTGGGCAGGGTTTTCGCGACATCGACCAATGCCTTGGTCGGCGAGACCGGGTCGCCATAGGCGAACAACAGGGCGTTGGGGCCGGCCAGTTGCTCGTCCAAAGCGGTGAAGGACGTGCCTTCGAGAGCGCGACGAACCAGCGTATTCTTGGCAACGAGAAAATCGCATTCGCCGGAATGGCGCAGGGCCATGCGGAGTTTGCTCATTTCACCCACGGTCAGACCGCGATAGTCGACCAAGATCGCTAGTTGCGCCCGGGACGTGATGCTTTGCAGATCGGCGACAACCTTGGATTTTTCTTGGCGATCCAAATTTCGTATCCCCCCTTTCCTTTTCGGTTACCGCGCCGCCTCGCGCCGGGACGCGGGCCACCCGAAAGGGAGGGCCGATCGCCAAGCGGCAATCGACCATGGCCATACTTGCGTCTCGGTAGGTCGGTCGGCGCCGATTAAACCAAATTACTTTGGTGCCTACTGTCTCGGACGTTTGCAAACCGGATCCGCACTAGCTGTTGGACACGCGAAGGCCGATCCGGTTCAGCCTTCGCTCATTCCGCTCGGAGTTAACGCAACCGCACCTGGATGTCGGCCGGGTCGATTTTGACGCCGGGGCCCATCGTGGTGCTGATGGAAATGTTTTTAAAATAGGTGCCCTTGCTGGTATGCGGCTTGAGCCGCAGCAGTGTATCGGCCAGCGCCAGCAGATTGCCGCAAAGCTGCTCGATCGAAAAGCTCTTCCGGCCGATCGGGGCATGCAGGTTGCCGCCCTTGTCGACGCGGAATTCGATTTTGCCGGCCTTGGCTTCCTGCACGGCTTGCGCCACGTCGAAGGTGACCGTGCCGGTCTTGGGATTGGGCATGAGGCCGCGCGGACCCAGGACGCGACCGAGCTTGGACACGACTTTCATCATGTCCGGGGTCGCCACGACACGCTCGAAATCCATCCAGCCGTCCTGAATCCGCTGCGCCAAATCCTCGGCGCCGACCGCTTCCGCTCCGGCATCCTCGGCTTCCTTGACCTTCTCGCCCTGGGCGAAGACGACGACCCGCACCGTTTTGCCGGTGCCGTGCGGCAACAGGCAACTGCCACGGACCATCTGATCGGCGTATTTCGGATTCACGCCCAGACGGAAGACCGCATCGACCGACTCGTCAAAGCCGGCGGTGCCGGCGTCGTGGCACAATGCCACCGCTTCATCGACGGTATACGTTTTCTGGCGCTCAATTTTCTTGGCCGCCTCGATGTATTTCTTGCCCCGTTTCGGCATTTCCAACTCTCCCAGTCCGCGTCGTTATTCGACATCGATCCCCATCGAACGGGCGGTGCCGGCGATTGTCTGGCACGCTTCGTCGAGGTTGTCG includes:
- the rplA gene encoding 50S ribosomal protein L1, whose protein sequence is MPKRGKKYIEAAKKIERQKTYTVDEAVALCHDAGTAGFDESVDAVFRLGVNPKYADQMVRGSCLLPHGTGKTVRVVVFAQGEKVKEAEDAGAEAVGAEDLAQRIQDGWMDFERVVATPDMMKVVSKLGRVLGPRGLMPNPKTGTVTFDVAQAVQEAKAGKIEFRVDKGGNLHAPIGRKSFSIEQLCGNLLALADTLLRLKPHTSKGTYFKNISISTTMGPGVKIDPADIQVRLR
- a CDS encoding 50S ribosomal protein L10 — encoded protein: MDRQEKSKVVADLQSITSRAQLAILVDYRGLTVGEMSKLRMALRHSGECDFLVAKNTLVRRALEGTSFTALDEQLAGPNALLFAYGDPVSPTKALVDVAKTLPKMEIKGGVLSGKWLTAEQVIALSKMPGKQELQAMLAGV